From Neobacillus sp. PS2-9, the proteins below share one genomic window:
- a CDS encoding SIS domain-containing protein yields the protein MTININLNKLNDLELAVHSKLSEIIKENDQLKILEAADYCQVSSSKISKLVRKLGFESFKQYKQFLSGQPIIHEDRNISSELERLKDFIDNFDPTLVDEFITLFKKYNRIVLFGLGPSFICVEYFAYKLALVSGKNILVSQGEDHAQHLVDEDTLLIVFSVTGKFASFENLFNSVKAKGAESLLILEEYDNTSALKADHIFYLTQSAQSEKLLPYEKTRTVFFIFIEEILAKLLVERDS from the coding sequence ATGACCATAAATATAAATCTTAATAAATTAAATGACCTGGAGCTTGCGGTCCATAGCAAACTCTCTGAAATTATAAAAGAAAATGATCAGCTGAAAATTTTAGAGGCTGCTGATTATTGTCAGGTGTCTTCGTCAAAAATTTCCAAGCTAGTAAGAAAACTTGGGTTTGAAAGCTTTAAACAATACAAGCAATTTCTGAGTGGTCAGCCTATCATTCATGAAGATCGAAACATTTCTAGCGAACTTGAACGATTAAAAGACTTTATCGACAATTTTGATCCCACATTAGTGGATGAGTTTATCACCCTTTTTAAAAAGTACAACCGAATCGTTCTATTCGGCTTGGGTCCATCCTTTATATGTGTGGAATACTTTGCATATAAGCTCGCTCTTGTTTCTGGCAAAAATATTTTGGTGTCCCAAGGGGAAGATCATGCGCAGCATTTGGTGGATGAGGATACTTTACTAATTGTTTTTTCCGTAACCGGTAAATTCGCTTCTTTTGAAAATCTCTTCAATAGCGTGAAGGCTAAAGGGGCGGAAAGCTTGTTGATTTTGGAGGAATACGACAATACCTCAGCCTTAAAAGCAGATCATATCTTCTACTTAACCCAATCTGCTCAAAGTGAGAAGTTGTTACCGTATGAAAAAACGCGAACCGTATTTTTTATATTCATCGAAGAAATACTGGCAAAATTATTGGTGGAGCGAGATTCATAA
- a CDS encoding SDR family oxidoreductase, with protein MTTQKADIKDFSMNFFSLKGKVAIITGGNSGLGQGFALALAKAGADIFAVSIAGDNEETKNLIEAEGVRYHLMIADVTQEGACQRIVEECISTFGKIDILMNNAGICINEPDVTKFTRLQWDKMVSINLTAAFELSHEVAKYMIPQQSGKIINTCSLFSYLGGQWSPAYAATKHGLAGFTKAYCDELAQFNIQVNGIAPGYFATAVTAETRANPEANQRILDHIPANRWGNILDLMGAVVYLASDASNYVNGTLLNVDGGYLVR; from the coding sequence ATGACAACTCAAAAAGCTGATATCAAAGACTTCTCAATGAATTTTTTTAGCTTAAAAGGAAAAGTGGCCATCATCACTGGAGGAAATTCTGGATTAGGGCAAGGCTTTGCTTTAGCACTAGCAAAAGCTGGCGCAGACATTTTTGCAGTCAGCATTGCTGGTGACAATGAAGAAACCAAAAACCTCATAGAAGCAGAAGGTGTTCGGTATCATCTCATGATTGCAGACGTCACGCAAGAAGGCGCTTGCCAAAGAATTGTGGAAGAATGCATCTCTACTTTTGGGAAAATCGATATCCTCATGAATAATGCGGGTATTTGTATCAATGAACCAGATGTAACAAAGTTTACTAGACTTCAATGGGATAAAATGGTCTCAATCAATTTAACGGCAGCTTTTGAATTATCACATGAAGTGGCAAAGTACATGATTCCACAACAAAGCGGAAAAATCATTAATACGTGTTCCTTGTTTTCCTACCTCGGAGGTCAATGGTCACCAGCTTATGCAGCAACGAAGCATGGTTTAGCCGGCTTTACAAAAGCCTATTGTGACGAACTAGCACAATTCAATATTCAAGTGAACGGAATTGCACCTGGGTATTTCGCTACGGCGGTTACAGCTGAGACAAGAGCGAATCCAGAGGCGAATCAACGTATTTTAGATCATATTCCAGCTAATCGATGGGGCAATATCTTAGATTTAATGGGTGCAGTTGTTTATTTAGCTTCAGACGCTTCCAACTATGTAAATGGTACTCTCTTAAATGTGGATGGCGGCTATTTAGTCCGATAA
- a CDS encoding FAD-binding oxidoreductase, whose translation MTNEQLIKEETAMRKEQLVKELESIISVGQINTDHEALYDAAADRYKKYAKAKKVLDVPMPMAIVYPHSTEEVQALLQFCNKHKINVIPRSGKTATEGGLENWKEIAVVIDGSKMNQIIKIDPYNMQATVQAGVKLQTLEDELRKIGYTTGHSPQSKPVAQFGGLLATRSIGQFSTLYGAIEDMVVGLECVFPDGHVSRIKNVPRRAGGPDIRHIVIGNEGTLCYITEVTVKIFKYYPENNVFHGYLIKDVDTGIHILREVITNGFRPSVARVYSEQDARQHFSHFYKDKCVLIFMAEGPKGIVKATNEAIEEAVAIFQDGIVEKVEDQYIENWFNNLNWTQGHIDNEIQTMIQHHKHDGYTTEVSADWESITKIYHNVMKRVREEFDRIEDITMLGGHSSHSYLNGTNMYFVYNYNINCAPEDEMRIYHHPIQAIIVEETLKLGGSMCHHHGIGKYRSEWTLEEHGSAYYMLEKLKEAFDPNGIMNFGTIFPQEEGLKYIKG comes from the coding sequence ATGACAAATGAACAATTAATCAAAGAAGAAACAGCGATGCGGAAAGAACAGTTAGTAAAAGAATTAGAGTCTATTATTTCAGTAGGACAAATCAATACCGATCACGAAGCACTCTATGATGCAGCAGCGGACCGATATAAAAAATATGCAAAGGCAAAAAAAGTTCTTGATGTTCCGATGCCAATGGCGATTGTGTATCCACACTCTACAGAAGAAGTACAGGCACTTCTGCAGTTCTGCAATAAGCACAAGATCAATGTGATTCCTCGAAGCGGGAAAACAGCTACGGAAGGCGGTCTTGAAAACTGGAAAGAAATCGCAGTCGTCATCGATGGCTCGAAAATGAATCAAATCATTAAAATCGATCCTTATAACATGCAGGCAACGGTTCAAGCAGGTGTCAAACTACAAACCTTAGAAGATGAGCTGCGAAAAATTGGTTATACAACAGGCCACTCTCCACAGTCAAAGCCAGTAGCACAATTTGGCGGGTTGCTAGCAACAAGAAGTATTGGTCAATTCTCCACTCTTTACGGTGCGATTGAAGACATGGTGGTCGGTTTAGAATGTGTATTCCCAGACGGACATGTTTCTAGAATCAAAAATGTGCCAAGAAGAGCGGGCGGACCGGATATTAGACACATTGTCATCGGTAACGAAGGAACGTTATGCTACATCACAGAAGTGACAGTGAAAATTTTTAAATACTACCCTGAAAACAATGTCTTCCACGGTTATTTAATCAAGGATGTAGATACAGGGATTCATATTTTAAGAGAAGTCATTACAAACGGCTTTAGACCATCGGTGGCACGTGTCTATTCCGAACAAGATGCAAGACAACATTTTTCCCACTTCTATAAAGACAAATGTGTGTTGATCTTTATGGCTGAAGGACCAAAAGGGATAGTCAAAGCAACGAATGAAGCGATTGAAGAAGCGGTGGCTATATTCCAGGATGGCATCGTTGAAAAAGTAGAAGACCAATATATCGAAAATTGGTTCAACAACTTGAACTGGACGCAAGGACATATTGACAATGAAATCCAAACGATGATTCAGCATCATAAACATGATGGTTATACAACGGAAGTATCCGCTGACTGGGAAAGCATCACCAAGATTTATCACAATGTCATGAAAAGAGTAAGGGAAGAGTTTGACCGAATTGAAGATATCACGATGCTTGGCGGCCACTCATCCCATAGTTATCTAAATGGAACCAATATGTACTTTGTCTATAACTACAATATTAATTGTGCGCCAGAGGATGAAATGAGAATTTATCATCATCCTATACAAGCCATTATTGTTGAAGAAACCTTAAAGCTTGGCGGTTCGATGTGTCACCACCATGGTATTGGAAAATACCGTAGCGAGTGGACACTAGAAGAGCATGGTTCTGCTTACTATATGTTAGAAAAATTAAAAGAAGCGTTTGACCCGAATGGCATCATGAATTTTGGCACCATCTTCCCTCAAGAAGAAGGCCTAAAATATATCAAAGGATAA
- a CDS encoding FGGY family carbohydrate kinase → MSGYVMGIDNGSQSTKVAIYDFEGNEVAFGSYQLKETLSPEPGVVIHPDDDLWDSVYGAIKNCLATFTGNPKEIAGIGLCTIRCCRVLLNEEGQLAYPVISWMDSRLNKPYVHSDDQVKYVTTTSGYLGFRLTGEFKDTAANYEVHWPLDRETLDWSKDEEVFKAYGLKREMVFTLVKPGEKLGTLRGELADALGLNPDIPVVATANDKAVEALGSGIKDDGTIMISLGTFISSMLLRNEYKENAVNFFPTLACIPFKYVYESNGIRRGMWTVSWFKKLIGEELVTEAGKLGVSEEEFMNRKAEEVPVGSDGLITILDWLSTPSEPYRKGIMMGFDQRHTKFHIYRSILEAISYNIKNNIDDMLAEIDVTLHEVIVIGGGSKSDLMMQIIADLYGLPVHRREGSSVACLGAAICVCQHLSIYSDFYEAANQMVKTEKTFLPNPENHVLYNTVNDTVVKQVRKHTDEIFKLTYPIFN, encoded by the coding sequence ATGAGCGGTTATGTAATGGGGATTGATAATGGCTCGCAAAGCACGAAAGTTGCCATTTATGATTTCGAAGGCAATGAGGTTGCATTTGGCTCTTATCAATTAAAAGAAACGTTATCCCCTGAACCAGGTGTCGTCATCCATCCCGATGATGATTTATGGGACAGTGTATATGGAGCGATAAAAAATTGTTTGGCTACTTTTACCGGCAATCCGAAAGAGATTGCCGGGATTGGCCTTTGTACCATTAGATGTTGTCGGGTGTTGTTAAACGAAGAGGGCCAGCTAGCTTATCCTGTAATCAGCTGGATGGATTCCCGTTTGAACAAACCGTATGTTCATTCTGATGATCAAGTCAAATATGTAACGACTACTTCCGGGTATCTAGGCTTTCGATTGACAGGGGAATTCAAGGACACGGCTGCTAATTATGAAGTTCACTGGCCGTTGGACCGTGAAACACTTGATTGGTCGAAGGATGAGGAAGTTTTTAAGGCGTACGGTTTGAAAAGAGAAATGGTCTTTACGCTTGTCAAACCGGGTGAAAAGCTGGGGACGCTTCGTGGTGAACTAGCGGATGCGCTTGGGTTGAACCCGGACATCCCTGTCGTAGCCACAGCGAATGATAAAGCGGTTGAGGCTTTGGGCTCCGGCATCAAGGATGATGGGACCATCATGATTTCTCTTGGAACCTTTATTTCGTCGATGTTGTTACGAAATGAATATAAGGAAAATGCAGTGAATTTTTTCCCAACGCTTGCCTGTATTCCCTTTAAATATGTGTATGAATCCAATGGCATTCGCCGCGGGATGTGGACCGTGAGCTGGTTTAAGAAGCTGATCGGTGAAGAGCTTGTTACGGAAGCTGGGAAGCTCGGTGTATCGGAAGAGGAATTCATGAACAGGAAAGCAGAAGAGGTGCCTGTAGGCAGTGACGGCCTGATTACGATTCTCGATTGGTTATCGACACCATCTGAACCTTATCGAAAAGGGATTATGATGGGGTTTGATCAGCGACACACCAAGTTTCATATCTACCGCTCAATTTTGGAAGCGATTTCCTATAACATTAAAAACAATATTGATGATATGTTAGCGGAAATAGATGTCACGTTACATGAGGTAATCGTCATCGGCGGGGGTTCGAAAAGTGACTTGATGATGCAAATCATTGCCGACTTATATGGATTACCTGTCCATAGACGCGAAGGCAGCAGTGTTGCCTGTCTAGGAGCCGCGATTTGTGTCTGTCAGCATTTATCTATTTATAGTGACTTCTATGAAGCGGCAAATCAAATGGTCAAAACTGAAAAAACGTTTTTACCAAATCCCGAAAATCACGTGCTCTATAATACCGTGAACGATACGGTCGTTAAACAGGTAAGAAAACATACAGATGAAATTTTTAAGCTGACTTATCCCATCTTCAACTAA
- a CDS encoding BCCT family transporter — protein sequence MKNLRHSVFWPPFLLLIAAALFSFFNREGFIKMATDANNWLLANVGWLFSLGGLIMLLTVVGVYFSPLGKVKIGGKNAKPMLKLSNWLAITLCTTIASGVTFWGIVEPIYHVTAPPESLGIKPNSPASAIFSMSTMYLHWTVTPYAIYCVPALMFAFAYYNMRKPFSLSSTLAPLFGDKVFGGWGKTIDALCLYTLALGMAAAMGTSILNLAGGVNYLSGIASNPTLWAIISVVVMVTFILSASSGLMKGIRILSDINMKVYIVIVLFMFVAGPTAYIVNLGTESFGNFLSHFFEKSLFTGAAAGDQWPQWWTVFYWANWFAWAAITALFLGRISYGYSVKAFIMVNFVFPSAFGALWMTIFGGTAIHKQMTEGTLGDILTNQGPESVLYSVLADVPLSSLVIPFYLFVVFISFVTASDSNISAMGGISSTGITPESPESGLGIKVVWGSAIGIISWIMISFAKIDGIKMLSNLGGVPALILGLLTVFALIKVAKNPEKYDVASKDESNDTQEDLKKVM from the coding sequence ATGAAAAATTTAAGGCACAGCGTTTTTTGGCCGCCGTTTTTATTATTGATTGCTGCCGCTCTATTTAGCTTTTTTAACAGGGAAGGTTTTATTAAAATGGCAACGGATGCTAATAACTGGCTACTCGCAAATGTCGGTTGGTTATTTAGCTTAGGCGGCTTGATTATGCTATTAACGGTTGTAGGGGTCTATTTTTCACCACTGGGGAAAGTAAAAATTGGTGGAAAAAATGCAAAGCCGATGCTTAAGTTGTCAAACTGGCTGGCAATTACTCTTTGTACGACGATTGCATCAGGTGTTACATTTTGGGGAATTGTTGAGCCAATCTACCATGTAACGGCTCCGCCTGAGTCTTTAGGAATTAAACCAAATAGCCCAGCATCTGCTATTTTCTCGATGTCAACGATGTATCTTCACTGGACGGTTACGCCATATGCTATTTATTGTGTACCAGCACTTATGTTTGCTTTTGCTTATTATAATATGCGCAAACCATTCAGCTTAAGTTCCACGTTAGCACCGCTTTTTGGCGACAAAGTATTTGGCGGCTGGGGAAAAACCATTGATGCCTTATGTTTATATACATTGGCACTAGGAATGGCAGCAGCCATGGGAACCAGTATTTTGAACTTAGCGGGTGGAGTGAATTACCTATCAGGTATCGCTAGTAATCCAACCCTTTGGGCAATTATCTCTGTCGTGGTTATGGTGACGTTTATTCTTTCTGCTTCCAGCGGTCTAATGAAGGGAATCCGAATTTTATCAGATATCAATATGAAGGTTTATATTGTCATCGTTCTATTTATGTTTGTTGCTGGACCGACTGCTTATATTGTTAATCTAGGAACGGAATCCTTTGGTAACTTTTTATCTCATTTCTTCGAAAAAAGCTTATTTACTGGAGCCGCAGCCGGAGACCAGTGGCCACAGTGGTGGACGGTGTTCTATTGGGCTAACTGGTTTGCATGGGCAGCGATTACAGCCTTGTTCTTAGGAAGAATTTCATATGGTTATTCTGTAAAAGCGTTTATTATGGTTAACTTTGTATTCCCGTCTGCTTTTGGTGCGTTGTGGATGACGATCTTTGGTGGGACGGCGATCCACAAGCAGATGACAGAAGGAACACTTGGGGATATCTTAACGAACCAAGGACCTGAATCCGTATTATATTCGGTTTTAGCTGATGTACCATTGTCTAGTTTAGTTATACCTTTCTATCTATTTGTTGTCTTTATCTCTTTCGTTACGGCATCCGACTCCAATATCTCGGCCATGGGTGGGATCAGTTCTACTGGAATTACGCCTGAGAGCCCAGAATCGGGATTGGGTATTAAAGTGGTTTGGGGATCTGCAATTGGGATTATTTCTTGGATCATGATCAGCTTCGCTAAGATTGACGGGATTAAAATGCTTTCGAATCTAGGAGGCGTACCTGCACTCATATTAGGGTTACTAACCGTCTTTGCCTTAATCAAGGTCGCTAAAAATCCAGAAAAATATGATGTAGCAAGCAAGGACGAGAGTAATGATACGCAGGAAGACTTGAAAAAGGTAATGTAA
- a CDS encoding DNA alkylation repair protein, which yields MNFEMVMQELESLGKERSKKMYISNGAHEPVFGVATGAMKPMAKKIKKNQPLAEQLYATGNYDAMYFAGIIADPKAMTEADFDRWIDGAYFYMLSDYVVAVTLAESDLAQAVADKWIASGEELRMSAGWSCYCWLLGNRKDEEFSSSKLANMLEQVENTIHESPERTKSSMNNFIYTVGVSYVPLHEKAVETAKAVGLVEIKRDNKKSSILNASEIIQKGIDQGRLGFKRKYVRC from the coding sequence ATGAATTTCGAAATGGTTATGCAGGAACTGGAATCGCTCGGCAAGGAGCGAAGTAAGAAGATGTACATAAGCAATGGGGCACACGAGCCAGTTTTTGGCGTGGCTACAGGCGCAATGAAGCCGATGGCAAAGAAAATCAAGAAGAATCAGCCGTTGGCCGAGCAGCTTTATGCCACAGGGAACTACGATGCCATGTATTTTGCTGGCATCATTGCGGACCCCAAGGCAATGACTGAGGCGGATTTTGATCGTTGGATCGATGGTGCGTATTTTTATATGCTTTCTGATTATGTGGTTGCCGTCACTTTAGCAGAAAGCGATTTGGCACAAGCTGTTGCCGATAAATGGATCGCAAGCGGGGAAGAGCTTCGAATGTCGGCTGGCTGGAGCTGTTACTGCTGGCTTTTGGGTAATCGCAAGGACGAGGAGTTTAGTTCGAGTAAGCTTGCGAATATGCTTGAACAGGTGGAAAACACAATTCATGAGTCTCCCGAACGAACGAAATCCTCTATGAATAATTTTATATACACAGTCGGGGTTTCTTATGTGCCGCTCCATGAGAAGGCGGTTGAAACCGCAAAGGCAGTAGGCCTAGTGGAAATTAAGCGGGATAACAAAAAAAGCAGTATTCTGAATGCTTCCGAAATTATTCAAAAGGGAATCGATCAAGGGAGACTTGGTTTCAAACGCAAATATGTAAGGTGTTAG
- a CDS encoding putative sulfate exporter family transporter, with protein MSSQSARALSSHEIAGQQQQQKKPEPKSKAGLWVGGIAFTIVIAAAGFALSAIPGFNRVGPMACAIILAIIYRQFFGYPEKIKAGIQFSARYFLRFAIILYGLKLNVDVILNQGLGLVVRDAGVIVFAILATVWLGKRLKADSSLSLLLGVGTGVCGAAAIAAVAPIIKAKEEDTAIGVGIIALVGTIFSIVYTIIRPLLPLSAVDYGIWSGSSLHEIAHVALAGAPAGPDGLAMALLAKLGRVLLLVPLCFILMYWMKRKSADAAGETKVDFPWFLVGFILMSLFGSYAVGTWVPVPAAVLDGISTATTFILTSAMVGLGLNVSLRDLRTKALRPLIAMLITSIFLSVITFFIL; from the coding sequence ATGAGTAGTCAATCAGCAAGAGCCTTATCTTCACACGAAATAGCTGGCCAGCAACAGCAGCAAAAAAAGCCAGAGCCAAAATCCAAAGCCGGTTTGTGGGTAGGCGGAATCGCTTTTACCATTGTCATTGCGGCTGCTGGATTTGCGCTTTCGGCCATACCGGGCTTTAACCGAGTCGGACCGATGGCCTGTGCGATTATACTAGCCATCATTTACAGGCAATTTTTTGGATATCCTGAAAAAATAAAGGCAGGAATCCAATTTTCAGCGAGATATTTCTTACGGTTTGCGATTATCTTATATGGATTAAAATTAAATGTCGATGTAATTCTGAACCAAGGTTTGGGGTTGGTGGTCCGGGATGCTGGAGTCATCGTCTTTGCGATTCTAGCAACGGTTTGGCTTGGTAAAAGACTGAAAGCGGATTCATCTCTATCGCTACTTCTGGGAGTCGGAACCGGAGTATGTGGGGCAGCAGCCATTGCAGCGGTAGCACCCATCATCAAAGCAAAAGAAGAGGATACGGCGATTGGGGTCGGAATCATCGCTCTAGTGGGCACCATTTTTTCCATCGTCTATACGATTATCCGCCCGCTTCTTCCCTTATCCGCGGTGGATTACGGGATCTGGAGCGGCAGCAGCCTGCATGAAATTGCCCATGTGGCTTTAGCCGGTGCGCCTGCGGGTCCCGATGGATTGGCCATGGCACTCTTGGCCAAGCTTGGACGTGTTCTACTGCTTGTTCCATTATGTTTTATTTTGATGTATTGGATGAAACGAAAAAGTGCAGATGCCGCAGGAGAAACAAAAGTTGATTTTCCTTGGTTTTTGGTGGGGTTCATACTCATGAGCTTGTTCGGCAGTTATGCTGTAGGCACGTGGGTCCCTGTACCAGCAGCCGTTCTAGACGGCATCTCAACAGCAACCACCTTTATCCTTACATCAGCCATGGTCGGACTGGGCCTAAACGTAAGCCTTCGTGACCTCCGAACAAAAGCCCTAAGACCACTAATAGCCATGCTGATCACATCTATCTTTCTGTCGGTTATTACCTTCTTTATTTTATAA
- a CDS encoding LysR family transcriptional regulator yields MDHYLEVFVKVVEKGNFSKAAEDLHMTQPAVSQYIKVMEESVGARLLERSNKFVRLNKAGEIVFHHAKEILALYSNMQYLIDDLTNKASGPIAIGASYTFGEYILPHIIARLQAKYPLITPTIQIHNTKEIIDLVQTHQLDIGIVEGHINEKVPNVEIVSEDKMVIVASPQLPLLKEGRRGKIAELGEETWILREKGSGTREAAEHLFDSLDFTPKKVMEFGSTQVIKESVEAGLGISLLSQWAIKKELMYGYLDIVDVEGLPFKRNFSILTHSPYQTKALQQFIEALREYLGG; encoded by the coding sequence ATGGATCACTATTTAGAGGTGTTTGTAAAGGTTGTGGAAAAGGGGAATTTTTCAAAGGCTGCAGAAGATCTTCACATGACCCAGCCGGCGGTCAGCCAATACATTAAAGTCATGGAGGAATCGGTTGGAGCCCGGCTCTTGGAACGGAGTAATAAATTTGTCCGTCTGAATAAGGCTGGCGAAATTGTCTTTCATCATGCAAAAGAGATTCTTGCCCTCTACTCCAATATGCAATATTTAATTGATGATCTCACTAACAAAGCGAGCGGACCCATCGCGATTGGTGCGAGCTATACCTTTGGCGAATACATTTTGCCGCACATTATCGCTAGGCTGCAGGCAAAGTACCCGCTTATTACACCGACGATTCAGATTCACAATACTAAAGAAATCATTGACCTCGTCCAAACTCACCAACTAGATATCGGTATTGTAGAAGGGCATATTAACGAAAAGGTACCCAATGTAGAAATCGTTTCTGAAGATAAAATGGTCATTGTAGCTTCACCACAGCTTCCATTGCTAAAAGAGGGTCGTAGGGGGAAAATAGCGGAGCTGGGGGAGGAGACATGGATTTTACGAGAAAAGGGCTCAGGAACAAGGGAGGCTGCCGAACACCTCTTTGATAGTTTGGATTTTACCCCTAAGAAAGTGATGGAGTTTGGAAGTACACAGGTCATCAAGGAATCGGTTGAGGCCGGTCTAGGGATCAGCTTACTTTCCCAATGGGCCATAAAAAAAGAACTGATGTATGGCTATTTGGATATTGTTGACGTGGAAGGATTGCCGTTTAAACGGAATTTCTCTATCTTAACTCATTCGCCTTACCAAACGAAGGCTTTGCAACAATTTATTGAGGCATTAAGGGAGTATTTGGGAGGTTGA
- a CDS encoding hydroxyacid dehydrogenase — MKALITELIWNEGIEELVRQGFEVHYDESLWNNRAQLLQMVKEYDAIIVRNQTKVDQELLHAGSRLKVVGRLGVGMDNIDIPAAKARGIQVVYGRHANATSVAEYVLSAMLIANRPLYLADADIRTGNWNRKRFTGGEIANKTLGLIGLGEISHRVAKRALAFGMKVIGYDPFVTEYDHIVSETGIQLKNSLDDVLTMSDFISLHVPLTPQTHYLISEFELRKMKPTAYIINTSRGGIINEPALATALNSQTIAGAFLDVLEVEPISPSNQLLSCETATITPHIAGLTDESQIRTSLLVAKEVIKVVNGERSLCTV; from the coding sequence ATGAAAGCCTTGATAACAGAACTAATTTGGAATGAAGGAATTGAGGAACTAGTTCGCCAAGGGTTTGAGGTGCACTATGATGAGAGTCTATGGAACAATCGCGCACAGCTACTCCAGATGGTCAAAGAGTACGACGCAATAATTGTTCGGAATCAAACCAAGGTGGATCAGGAATTACTACATGCCGGAAGCCGCTTGAAGGTAGTCGGCCGCCTGGGAGTGGGAATGGATAACATTGATATCCCAGCTGCGAAAGCAAGAGGGATTCAAGTGGTGTATGGGCGTCATGCGAATGCGACCTCTGTTGCGGAATATGTGCTGTCGGCCATGTTAATTGCGAACCGGCCGCTCTATCTAGCAGATGCAGATATTCGAACCGGAAATTGGAACCGTAAACGGTTCACGGGCGGCGAAATCGCCAACAAAACACTTGGATTAATTGGACTAGGTGAAATCTCGCATCGTGTAGCGAAGCGGGCACTTGCTTTTGGCATGAAGGTCATTGGCTATGATCCATTTGTCACCGAGTACGACCACATTGTTTCCGAAACCGGAATCCAGCTTAAAAACTCCTTAGATGACGTATTAACCATGTCCGATTTCATCTCCTTACATGTTCCTTTAACACCTCAGACGCACTATTTAATCTCCGAATTCGAATTGAGAAAGATGAAACCAACAGCGTATATCATCAATACCTCTAGAGGAGGCATCATAAATGAACCGGCACTGGCGACTGCACTGAATAGCCAAACAATTGCCGGGGCCTTTTTAGATGTCCTTGAAGTAGAACCAATCTCACCATCTAATCAACTCTTATCCTGCGAAACTGCGACAATCACACCACATATTGCAGGACTCACCGACGAATCTCAAATCAGAACCTCGTTATTAGTTGCAAAGGAAGTAATAAAAGTAGTCAATGGGGAACGCTCCTTATGCACTGTCTAA
- a CDS encoding UxaA family hydrolase, whose amino-acid sequence MSINSQANTLTEQQPEAAGNVSTHKFLIHHRGDHVGVATTPIQKGEKVIGVYMDDNSDVTVVSKGDIPLGHKISLVNLEKGEPVLKYGVQVGVTTEKWEIGDYVHTHNIKTARW is encoded by the coding sequence ATGAGTATCAACAGTCAAGCAAATACTCTCACGGAACAACAGCCAGAGGCGGCTGGAAATGTAAGCACTCACAAATTTTTAATCCATCATCGTGGCGATCATGTAGGAGTGGCTACTACTCCCATTCAAAAAGGAGAAAAAGTCATCGGCGTGTATATGGATGACAATTCCGATGTAACAGTAGTGTCAAAAGGGGATATTCCTCTAGGCCACAAAATCTCCTTAGTTAATTTAGAAAAAGGAGAACCAGTTTTAAAGTATGGAGTGCAAGTTGGGGTAACAACAGAAAAGTGGGAAATTGGCGATTACGTTCATACCCACAATATTAAAACGGCGAGGTGGTAG